A genomic region of Bernardetia sp. ABR2-2B contains the following coding sequences:
- a CDS encoding ABC transporter ATP-binding protein — MQLIIKNLNKTYANGVQALSNVSLTINKGMFGLLGPNGAGKSSLMRTIATLQEADSGTISFASSKAEINVLEEKDKVRSIVGYLPQEFGVYPKVSAEVLLDHLAVLKGITNKAERKEVVHALLNKTNLYDKRKKNLGGFSGGMKQRFGIAQALLANPELIIVDEPTAGLDPAERNRFHNLLSELGENTIVILSTHIVDDVKELCTDMAIINKGEVLLQVHPLKAIESLENKVWRKRIERSEVEAYQKRMNVISDRMSAGKPVIHVFSESQPEEGFEIVEADLEDVYFNTISNHQLAVTSK, encoded by the coding sequence ATGCAACTGATAATCAAGAATCTAAATAAAACTTACGCAAACGGCGTACAAGCTCTTTCTAATGTTTCTCTAACTATCAACAAAGGAATGTTTGGTCTTCTAGGACCTAATGGAGCAGGGAAATCATCACTTATGAGAACTATTGCTACACTTCAAGAAGCAGATAGTGGAACAATTAGTTTTGCTTCTTCCAAAGCAGAAATAAATGTGTTAGAAGAAAAAGACAAAGTTCGTTCTATTGTTGGTTATCTTCCACAAGAGTTTGGTGTTTATCCAAAAGTAAGTGCAGAGGTTTTGTTAGACCATTTGGCAGTATTGAAAGGAATTACAAATAAAGCTGAACGAAAAGAAGTTGTACATGCTCTTTTGAACAAAACAAATTTATATGACAAGAGAAAGAAAAACTTAGGAGGTTTTAGTGGAGGAATGAAACAGCGTTTCGGAATTGCTCAAGCACTTCTTGCCAACCCAGAGCTTATTATTGTAGATGAACCCACAGCAGGACTAGACCCAGCAGAACGAAATCGCTTTCATAATCTTTTAAGTGAACTAGGAGAAAATACGATTGTTATTCTTTCTACACATATTGTAGATGACGTAAAAGAACTTTGCACTGATATGGCAATTATTAATAAAGGAGAGGTTTTATTACAAGTTCATCCACTCAAAGCCATTGAAAGTTTGGAAAATAAAGTTTGGAGAAAACGAATTGAGAGAAGTGAAGTAGAAGCCTACCAAAAACGAATGAATGTAATTTCGGATAGGATGAGTGCAGGGAAACCAGTTATTCACGTCTTTTCAGAATCGCAGCCAGAAGAAGGTTTTGAAATAGTAGAAGCAGATTTAGAAGATGTTTATTTTAATACAATTAGTAATCATCAGTTAGCAGTTACCAGTAAATAA